A stretch of the Haloplanus aerogenes genome encodes the following:
- a CDS encoding phosphoglucomutase/phosphomannomutase family protein — protein sequence MDAISFGTDGWRARLDTFTDERVRMVGQAVADYLADTGHDAPVAVGYDARATSEGFAESLADVLAANGFDVLLPERDCPTPVVAWGIVDRDLAGALMVTASHNPPEYNGVKFLPADGAPALPDVTDAIEERLAEPRADGPRGSVERVNLVDSHAAQARELVGPDCEGLTVVYDAMHGSGRGVTDALLESAGTTVICRRCERDTSFGGGSPEPSADHLAGLVDAVEAHDADLGIANDGDADRLAVVTPERGFLDENLFFAAIYDELLEDDSGPAVRTVSTTFLIDRIAAAHGEDVIETAVGFKWVAEAMVEHDALMGGEESGGFSIRGHVPEKDGVLMALVAADAAAAEPLDHRVDRLLDTHGDIVADKVSVDCPDDRKDAVVDALGNTIPDEVAGEGVEKVVTLDGFKLLLTDGSWLLVRPSGTEPKMRVYAEAGSRERVDELLAAGRDLVESHL from the coding sequence ATGGACGCCATCTCCTTCGGCACCGACGGGTGGCGCGCCCGTCTGGACACCTTCACCGACGAGCGGGTGCGGATGGTCGGACAGGCGGTCGCGGACTATCTCGCCGACACCGGCCACGACGCCCCGGTCGCCGTCGGCTACGACGCGCGGGCCACCTCCGAGGGGTTCGCGGAGTCGCTCGCCGATGTCCTCGCAGCCAACGGGTTCGACGTCCTCCTACCCGAGCGGGACTGCCCGACGCCCGTGGTCGCGTGGGGAATCGTCGACCGCGATCTCGCCGGCGCACTCATGGTCACCGCCTCGCACAACCCACCGGAGTACAACGGCGTGAAGTTCCTCCCCGCCGACGGCGCGCCGGCGCTCCCCGACGTGACCGACGCCATCGAGGAACGCCTCGCGGAACCGCGCGCTGATGGCCCGCGCGGATCGGTCGAGCGCGTGAATCTGGTCGACTCCCACGCCGCGCAGGCCCGGGAACTGGTCGGGCCGGACTGCGAGGGGCTGACCGTCGTCTACGACGCCATGCACGGGAGCGGGCGGGGCGTCACCGACGCCCTCCTCGAATCGGCGGGCACGACGGTTATCTGCCGGCGCTGTGAGCGGGACACCTCGTTCGGCGGGGGGTCGCCCGAACCCAGCGCCGACCATCTCGCCGGCCTCGTCGACGCCGTCGAGGCCCACGACGCCGACCTCGGCATCGCGAACGACGGCGACGCCGACCGCCTCGCCGTCGTCACCCCCGAGCGGGGCTTTCTCGACGAGAACCTGTTTTTCGCCGCCATCTACGACGAGTTGCTCGAAGACGACTCGGGGCCGGCAGTGCGGACCGTCTCGACCACGTTCCTGATCGACCGGATCGCCGCCGCCCACGGTGAGGACGTGATCGAGACGGCGGTCGGGTTCAAGTGGGTCGCGGAGGCGATGGTGGAACACGACGCGTTGATGGGCGGCGAGGAGTCCGGCGGCTTCTCCATCCGCGGGCACGTCCCCGAGAAGGACGGGGTGTTGATGGCACTGGTCGCGGCCGACGCGGCGGCGGCCGAACCGCTCGACCACCGGGTCGACCGCTTGCTCGACACCCACGGCGACATCGTCGCCGACAAGGTGAGCGTCGACTGCCCGGACGACCGGAAGGACGCGGTCGTCGACGCGCTCGGTAATACCATCCCCGACGAAGTCGCCGGCGAAGGCGTGGAGAAAGTCGTCACGCTCGACGGCTTCAAACTCCTCCTGACGGACGGGTCGTGGCTCCTCGTCCGTCCCAGCGGCACCGAACCGAAGATGCGAGTGTACGCCGAGGCCGGGAGCCGCGAGCGGGTCGACGAACTGCTCGCCGCCGGGCGCGACCTGGTCGAAAGCCACCTGTAG
- a CDS encoding DUF7546 family protein — protein sequence MSEAYGPLSRVRRVLLAETAAIRWWSLVIAAELALVAAYVAATDVIITEPRYVIYPFVWINVGLWAMIRTDLPGVEGRQRTIATALAGGYLLLLSWAGGILLLGLSGPLPGGAVSSIHWNIPGWGPTVIVGTPRVRLSIIPFKLVGYVAMTYLVYARLLDATRAVLSGVLGLVSCVGCTFSILLPLIGATTLFGSTLTGLSWDLSTVVFLVTVALLYWADEVGAAVSRRLDL from the coding sequence TTGAGCGAAGCGTACGGCCCGCTGTCGCGGGTGCGACGGGTCCTCCTCGCGGAGACGGCGGCGATCCGGTGGTGGAGCCTCGTCATCGCCGCCGAACTCGCCCTCGTCGCCGCGTACGTCGCCGCGACGGACGTGATAATCACCGAACCGCGATACGTTATCTACCCGTTCGTCTGGATCAACGTCGGCCTGTGGGCGATGATCCGCACCGACCTCCCGGGCGTCGAGGGGCGCCAGCGCACCATCGCCACCGCGCTGGCCGGGGGCTACCTCCTCCTGCTCTCGTGGGCGGGCGGCATCCTCCTCCTCGGCCTCTCCGGCCCCCTCCCCGGCGGCGCCGTCTCCTCGATCCACTGGAACATCCCCGGCTGGGGACCGACCGTCATCGTCGGCACGCCGCGGGTTCGGCTGTCGATCATCCCGTTCAAACTCGTCGGCTACGTGGCGATGACCTACCTCGTTTACGCCCGCTTGCTCGACGCGACGCGGGCGGTGCTCTCGGGCGTCCTCGGCCTCGTCTCCTGTGTCGGCTGTACGTTCTCCATCCTCCTCCCCCTGATCGGCGCGACCACGCTGTTCGGGTCGACGCTGACCGGCCTGTCGTGGGACCTCTCGACGGTCGTCTTCCTCGTCACCGTCGCCCTCCTCTACTGGGCCGACGAGGTGGGCGCGGCCGTCTCGCGGCGGCTAGACCTCTAA
- a CDS encoding GNAT family N-acetyltransferase, with protein MRLVDGAMLSADAETVRECIDDGAVLVATISGRPVGALVRDGDRVTAVATRRRYRDRGVGTALVSQALDDRGRLVAEFDPAVRPFYESLGFDIEAVEDDEERFCGRLEV; from the coding sequence ATGCGTCTCGTCGACGGCGCGATGCTCTCGGCCGACGCCGAGACGGTGCGCGAGTGTATCGACGACGGCGCGGTGCTGGTGGCGACGATTTCGGGCCGACCGGTCGGCGCCCTCGTCCGCGACGGCGACCGCGTGACCGCGGTGGCGACCCGGCGACGCTACCGTGACCGGGGCGTCGGCACGGCGCTGGTGTCGCAGGCCCTCGACGACCGGGGTCGTCTCGTCGCGGAGTTCGACCCGGCCGTGCGACCCTTCTACGAGTCGCTGGGATTCGACATCGAGGCCGTCGAGGATGACGAGGAACGGTTTTGTGGCCGTTTAGAGGTCTAG
- a CDS encoding SRPBCC family protein, whose product MREVEVSRFVQATPATVERVLTPTTVVESEGSFTVRDVTETDDGTLVTAGARGLELTLRFEERPNGLHYTQAGSAGPFDAMTTDLTVEAENEGSRVTARSAVSLGLPLPALTDRLATWKRRGELNRLLDALAEAAT is encoded by the coding sequence ATGCGCGAGGTCGAGGTCTCACGGTTCGTCCAAGCGACGCCAGCGACGGTCGAACGCGTCCTGACGCCAACCACGGTCGTCGAGAGCGAGGGAAGCTTCACCGTTCGAGACGTGACCGAGACGGACGACGGAACGCTCGTCACGGCGGGCGCGCGGGGACTGGAACTCACCCTCCGGTTCGAGGAACGCCCGAACGGACTCCACTACACACAGGCGGGGTCGGCGGGGCCGTTCGACGCCATGACGACCGATCTGACCGTCGAGGCGGAGAACGAGGGGTCGCGCGTGACCGCGCGGTCGGCGGTGAGTCTCGGACTCCCCCTGCCGGCGTTGACCGATCGACTGGCGACGTGGAAACGCCGGGGCGAACTGAACCGCCTGCTCGATGCACTGGCGGAGGCGGCGACCTGA
- a CDS encoding CobW family GTP-binding protein has translation MPRDRDAIPVTILSGSLGAGKTTLLNHLLSTAGDRDIAVLVNDMGDINVDADLVSQNTDLAVDGGVTELSNGCICCELQDDLDTAVVRLARDRDFDHLVVEASGISEPRPVARLFTTGSQAAARYDVASVVTVVDARQFHDAFGAEGIAERRGDTDEDGDRPLSDLLVEQVEFANLVLLNKTDLVTPEELDEVEEMVQALRPDAAVVRTEHSRVDPDTVLQARYDPATADEAGWKRALEEDEAEREGHADHDHADHDHADHDHADHDHADHDHADHDHADHDHADHADHDHDHDHDHDHDHDHAHPEAVYGVTSFTYRRRRPFHPERLRTVLADLPPAVVRSKGTCWIATGADCSYTMGQAGPSVRMEAAGPWIASLPEFEQDAYRRNRSNLDWDEEWGDRRTELVFIGRAMDEAELIAALDDCLLTEEEMDASWDGFENPFPTEAGDEVVVTEPAVNR, from the coding sequence ATGCCCCGCGACCGCGACGCCATCCCCGTCACCATCCTGAGCGGGAGCCTCGGCGCCGGCAAGACGACGCTTCTCAACCACCTACTCTCCACCGCCGGCGACCGCGACATCGCCGTCCTCGTCAACGACATGGGCGATATCAACGTCGACGCCGACTTGGTGAGCCAGAACACCGACCTCGCCGTCGACGGCGGCGTGACCGAACTCTCGAACGGCTGTATCTGCTGTGAACTGCAGGACGACCTCGACACTGCGGTCGTCCGACTCGCCCGCGACCGCGACTTCGACCACCTCGTCGTCGAGGCGTCGGGCATCTCCGAACCCCGGCCCGTTGCTCGCCTGTTCACGACGGGGTCGCAGGCCGCCGCCCGCTACGACGTGGCGTCGGTCGTCACCGTCGTCGACGCCCGACAGTTCCACGACGCCTTCGGGGCCGAGGGGATCGCGGAACGCCGTGGTGATACCGACGAGGACGGCGACCGTCCCCTCTCCGACCTCCTCGTCGAACAGGTGGAGTTCGCGAACCTCGTCCTCCTGAACAAGACGGACCTCGTCACGCCCGAGGAACTCGACGAGGTGGAGGAGATGGTGCAGGCGCTCCGTCCCGACGCTGCGGTGGTCCGCACGGAACACAGCCGGGTCGACCCCGACACGGTCCTGCAGGCGCGGTACGATCCCGCAACCGCCGACGAGGCGGGCTGGAAGCGAGCGCTGGAGGAAGATGAGGCGGAGCGGGAGGGCCACGCCGATCACGACCACGCCGATCACGACCACGCCGATCACGACCACGCCGATCACGACCACGCCGATCACGACCACGCCGATCACGACCACGCCGATCACGACCACGCCGACCACGCCGATCACGACCACGACCACGACCACGACCACGACCACGACCACGACCACGCTCACCCCGAAGCCGTCTACGGCGTCACCTCCTTCACCTACCGCCGTCGTCGTCCGTTCCACCCCGAGCGCCTCCGCACCGTCCTCGCCGACTTGCCCCCAGCAGTGGTCCGCTCGAAGGGCACCTGCTGGATCGCCACCGGCGCCGACTGCTCCTACACGATGGGGCAGGCCGGCCCCTCGGTTCGGATGGAGGCCGCCGGTCCCTGGATCGCCAGCCTCCCCGAATTCGAACAGGACGCCTACCGGCGCAACCGCTCGAATCTCGACTGGGACGAGGAGTGGGGCGACCGCCGGACGGAACTCGTCTTCATCGGCCGGGCAATGGACGAGGCGGAACTGATCGCGGCGCTCGACGACTGCCTGCTCACCGAGGAGGAGATGGACGCGTCGTGGGACGGCTTCGAGAACCCGTTCCCGACCGAGGCTGGCGACGAGGTCGTGGTCACCGAACCGGCAGTGAACCGCTAG
- a CDS encoding ArsA family ATPase — protein sequence MERFVFFGGKGGVGKTTMSSAYGLKCARSGLETLIVSTDPAHSTADVFDQEFDDEPRPVQGIDNLSVMEIDPDEELERHLMETKRAMGDQVSPAMVNEIDRQIEMAHQTPGAYEAALFDRFIDVMRDADPYDRIVFDTSPTGGTLRLLSLPKFLHGWVERLLHKRQQSVKLFERAAIGNQEPRRMMEGDPIIARLQERKEMFEFANETLQEEAAFYLVVNPDQLSIRETRRAIDGLADHGLTVRGLAVNKLTPEPDDDENGRGGRFLRERVATERERLEELHGTFDPPVVAEIETRVREVKGSLLDEVAAELDVAV from the coding sequence ATGGAGCGCTTCGTCTTCTTCGGCGGCAAGGGTGGCGTGGGCAAGACGACGATGTCGAGCGCCTACGGCCTGAAATGTGCGCGGTCGGGGCTGGAGACGCTGATCGTCTCGACCGACCCCGCCCACAGCACCGCCGACGTGTTCGATCAGGAGTTCGACGACGAACCCCGCCCGGTGCAGGGGATCGACAACCTCAGCGTCATGGAAATCGACCCCGACGAGGAACTCGAACGGCACCTGATGGAGACGAAGCGGGCCATGGGCGATCAGGTGAGTCCGGCGATGGTCAACGAAATCGACCGACAGATCGAGATGGCCCACCAGACACCGGGCGCCTACGAGGCGGCGCTGTTCGACCGCTTCATCGACGTGATGCGCGATGCCGACCCCTACGACCGGATCGTCTTCGACACCTCGCCCACGGGTGGCACGCTCCGCCTCCTGAGTCTCCCGAAATTCCTGCATGGGTGGGTCGAACGCCTCCTCCACAAGCGCCAGCAGAGCGTCAAACTGTTCGAACGGGCGGCCATCGGCAACCAGGAGCCCCGGCGGATGATGGAGGGCGACCCCATCATCGCCCGCCTGCAGGAGCGCAAGGAGATGTTCGAGTTCGCGAATGAGACGTTGCAGGAGGAGGCGGCGTTCTACCTCGTCGTCAATCCCGACCAACTGTCGATCCGCGAGACGCGACGAGCCATCGACGGCCTCGCGGACCACGGCCTGACCGTGCGGGGGCTAGCGGTGAACAAACTGACGCCGGAACCCGACGACGACGAGAACGGCCGCGGGGGCCGATTCCTCAGGGAACGGGTGGCGACCGAACGCGAACGCCTCGAAGAACTCCACGGGACGTTCGATCCGCCGGTGGTCGCGGAAATCGAAACCCGCGTCAGAGAGGTGAAGGGGTCGCTACTCGACGAGGTGGCCGCCGAACTCGACGTGGCCGTGTAG
- a CDS encoding carbon starvation CstA family protein, which translates to MVQAITVVVLTLVSFTAAYLGYSRYLAQFVDLDDERETPAHKYQDGQEYVPSKKPVLLGHHYSSIAGGAPIVGPITATVVWGWVPAFLWVAIGNPLFGSVHDFMALTSSMRHEGKSIGYIIGEYVGERGKDMILWFAFLTIILVVAVFALVIALVFNAYPQAATASLVYIALALVFGVYLYQLDLPFLPGTLTFIAAVFAGVWVGVQYPLALVPGDYPAGTIVLLAGSPLPPVLGSVNIATWIPVILVYGFIASVLPVWVLLQPRDFLTSSLLYAGVGGTLLAVIVGTFTGGASQLVIDVPAYAGFWGGALVDTTLPLFPLLFVTIACGTISGFHSLVSSGTTAKQLDKESDARTIGYGGMLGEGLLATVAIVTVAVYAEVPTGGGIGLALPNFASGGGLILNVGFGISEAIAAPFMGLVLVSFLLTSTDTAVRLGRYMVEELVGTPETQVQEVAANRYVNAFLQVAPAYVLVASGRWADLWPLFGGANQTLAALALLVATIWLANWDDQKQLISTGAPMAFMLVITTTALLYLALYQNLYQKFVQGNWAGGGTTIEMASAGVQIVIALVLIWLALSLAYMGINNIRKARGTGAAVADGGEPAETDD; encoded by the coding sequence ATGGTACAGGCTATTACAGTGGTGGTTCTCACGCTCGTGTCGTTCACGGCCGCGTATCTTGGGTACTCACGGTACCTCGCACAGTTCGTCGACCTGGACGACGAGCGGGAGACGCCAGCACACAAGTATCAGGACGGACAGGAGTACGTCCCGTCCAAGAAGCCGGTGTTGTTGGGGCATCACTATTCGAGTATCGCAGGCGGGGCGCCGATCGTCGGCCCGATCACGGCGACGGTCGTCTGGGGATGGGTGCCGGCGTTCCTGTGGGTGGCAATCGGGAACCCGCTCTTTGGCTCCGTCCACGACTTCATGGCGCTGACATCGAGTATGCGCCACGAAGGGAAGTCGATCGGGTACATCATCGGGGAGTACGTCGGCGAACGCGGCAAGGATATGATCCTCTGGTTCGCGTTCCTGACGATCATCCTCGTCGTGGCGGTGTTCGCGCTGGTGATCGCGCTGGTGTTCAACGCGTATCCCCAGGCCGCGACGGCGTCACTCGTCTACATCGCCCTCGCACTCGTGTTCGGGGTGTATCTCTACCAGTTGGACCTGCCCTTCCTGCCGGGGACGCTCACGTTCATCGCGGCCGTCTTCGCCGGCGTCTGGGTCGGCGTCCAGTACCCCCTCGCGCTGGTGCCGGGCGACTACCCCGCGGGGACCATCGTCCTCCTAGCAGGGAGCCCGCTCCCACCCGTGCTGGGCAGTGTCAACATCGCGACGTGGATTCCGGTGATCCTCGTCTACGGCTTCATCGCCAGCGTCCTGCCCGTCTGGGTGCTGCTCCAGCCGCGTGACTTCCTCACGTCGAGCCTGCTGTACGCGGGCGTCGGCGGGACGTTGCTGGCCGTCATCGTCGGCACGTTCACCGGCGGCGCGTCCCAGTTAGTCATCGACGTGCCCGCCTACGCCGGCTTCTGGGGCGGCGCACTGGTGGACACGACCTTGCCGCTGTTCCCACTGCTTTTCGTCACCATCGCCTGCGGGACGATCAGTGGGTTCCACTCGCTGGTCTCCTCTGGGACGACGGCGAAACAGCTGGACAAAGAGTCCGACGCGCGGACCATCGGCTACGGCGGCATGCTCGGGGAGGGCCTGCTCGCGACGGTGGCCATCGTCACCGTCGCGGTGTACGCCGAGGTGCCGACCGGCGGCGGCATCGGCCTCGCCCTGCCCAACTTCGCGTCCGGTGGTGGGCTCATCCTCAACGTCGGCTTCGGCATCTCCGAGGCCATCGCCGCGCCGTTCATGGGCCTCGTGCTCGTGAGTTTCCTGCTCACCAGCACCGACACGGCGGTGCGACTCGGCCGCTACATGGTCGAGGAACTCGTCGGGACGCCCGAGACGCAGGTACAGGAAGTCGCCGCCAACCGCTACGTCAACGCCTTCCTGCAGGTGGCGCCGGCGTACGTCCTCGTCGCCTCCGGCCGGTGGGCCGACCTCTGGCCGCTCTTTGGCGGCGCGAACCAGACGCTCGCGGCGCTCGCGCTCCTCGTCGCGACCATCTGGCTCGCCAACTGGGACGACCAGAAACAGCTCATCTCGACCGGCGCGCCGATGGCGTTCATGCTGGTCATCACGACGACGGCGCTGCTGTATCTGGCGCTGTATCAGAACCTGTACCAGAAGTTCGTTCAGGGCAACTGGGCCGGCGGCGGGACGACCATCGAGATGGCCTCTGCGGGGGTCCAGATCGTCATCGCGCTGGTGTTGATCTGGCTGGCCCTCTCGCTGGCCTACATGGGCATCAACAACATCCGCAAAGCCCGCGGCACGGGCGCAGCCGTCGCCGACGGCGGCGAACCCGCGGAGACGGACGACTAA
- a CDS encoding DUF6517 family protein, with protein sequence MPRLAVTLGVLVLVLAAGCAGGGDGTPTDDPPLRATATPATLDPATLDATGYTERHADTPPLNTTITARIEGDVTLQTTRDVRATTARRVYGRATPDGSVVVGLYAVPAVQPFENADLRKNPATGLSTADVLTRAQTVYDVRDLSQTGQRSVTLLGTDATLTQYEGMATANGTDRPVTAAVVTVAHGDDYVTAAVVTPRGRDAPLVRLVEAVRHEKTESPRRD encoded by the coding sequence ATGCCTCGGCTCGCGGTGACACTTGGCGTGCTCGTTCTCGTCCTCGCTGCAGGCTGTGCGGGCGGCGGCGACGGGACACCGACCGACGACCCCCCGCTCCGCGCCACGGCCACCCCCGCAACCCTCGACCCGGCGACACTCGACGCGACCGGCTACACCGAACGCCACGCCGACACCCCGCCCCTGAACACGACGATCACGGCCCGGATCGAGGGTGACGTGACCTTACAGACCACCCGTGACGTGCGCGCGACGACCGCCCGCCGGGTGTACGGCCGAGCCACGCCCGACGGCTCCGTGGTCGTCGGACTCTACGCCGTCCCCGCCGTCCAACCGTTCGAGAACGCCGATCTGCGAAAGAATCCGGCCACCGGGCTGTCGACCGCCGACGTGCTCACGCGCGCCCAGACGGTGTACGACGTGCGTGACCTCTCGCAGACGGGCCAGCGATCCGTGACGCTACTGGGTACCGACGCGACGCTCACGCAGTACGAGGGGATGGCGACCGCCAACGGCACCGACCGGCCCGTCACTGCGGCCGTCGTCACCGTCGCTCACGGCGACGACTACGTGACGGCCGCCGTCGTGACGCCACGGGGACGGGATGCGCCGCTAGTCCGACTGGTCGAGGCAGTGCGTCACGAAAAAACGGAGTCGCCGCGTCGCGATTAG